One Pseudochaenichthys georgianus chromosome 4, fPseGeo1.2, whole genome shotgun sequence DNA window includes the following coding sequences:
- the haus8 gene encoding HAUS augmin-like complex subunit 8, with translation MASRRTSTAPSSFKSSSTDTKSSKSGSNAVKVTVSGPEKKPVKTSGTVIKSRYMQSAEKSSISKSNSLTNESFAVPLRPSSPKLSGVKPRVGTPPRRSMAPQATSGPSLLGRSNLQSTFSDGHCFHPNFDISVIKEKTVMENAAEPERNPETEKCIIEMQTFLLAYLTAEMESNTAKLKAAAEARILQEMEEEEALYNEVQEKKRQYLVMEKDRLANELLDLQIAALTPVAETAKQFTKNYKSFASAVDTTRHELPVKNFYIDGDRKQFLDKSEACLKMSEKLLEQCTEGDQKDTSTSLECLRDMKTTSKDISQQLSGTFSELLEVSSLVCRHTINVHQATEEEQLGPARTLKLYCPKP, from the exons ATGGCGTCCAGAAGAACATCAACAGCGCCGAGCTCTTTCAAAAGTTCCTCCACTGACACTAAAAG CTCGAAAAGTGGCAGCAATGCTGTTAAAGTTACAGTCAGTGGACCTGAAAAGAAACCTGTTAAAA CAAGTGGGACTGTTATCAAGTCTCGCTATATGCAGTCTGCTGAGAAGTCATCTATCTCAAAG AGTAACTCACTGACCAACGAGTCCTTTGCTGTGCCGCTGAGGCCGTCCTCACCTAAACTCAGTGGAGTCAAACCGAGAGTGGGCACCCCCCCGAGACGCTCCATGGCCCCACAGGCTACAT CTGGGCCTTCATTGCTCGGTAGAAGTAACTTGCAGTCCACTTTCTCAGATGGACACTGCTTCCATCCAAATTTTGACATTTCAGTCATTAAAG AGAAAACAGTTATGGAAAATGCAGCAGAGCCCGAGAGAAATCCAGAGACGGAGAAGTGTATCATTGAGATGCAGACATTCCTGCTGGCCTATCTCACAGCTGAG ATGGAGAGCAACACTGCAAAGCTTAAGGCTGCGGCAGAAGCAAGGATCCTGCAGGagatggaggaggaagaggctCTGTATAATGAAGTCCAGGAGAAGAAACGTCAGTACCTCGTCATGGAGAAGGACAGGCTAGCGAATGAGCTACTAGATTTACAG ATTGCTGCTCTGACTCCTGTGGCAGAAACTGCCAAACAGTTCACAAAGAACTACAAGTCCTTCGCCTCAGCTGTCGACACCACCCGGCACGAGCTGCCAGTGAAGAACTTCTACATCGACGGGGACAGAAAGCAGTTTCTTG ATAAATCTGAGGCCTGCCTGAAGATGAGTGAGAAGCTGCTGGAGCAGTGCACAGAGGGAGATCAGAAGGACACCAGCACTTCTCTAGAGTGCCTTAGAGACATGAAGACCACATCAAAGGACATCAGTCAGCAGCTGTCGGG CACATTTTCAGAGCTCCTGGAGGTGTCTTCACTCGTCTGCCGCCATACAATAAATGTCCATCAGGCCACGGAGGAGGAGCAGCTCGGCCCTGCAAGAACCCTGAAGCTCTATTGCCCCAAACCGTGA
- the sac3d1 gene encoding SAC3 domain-containing protein 1 translates to MSRRRAPRRISLSQRREAPAGGEWRQRTEEQRRGKAEVREVEEEERQEHHGKESVPRGTCQTMCPTRELQDRQLQNCLHRFELLAGTERDRRPRGDPLRAVKEYSRPAAGKDSTNSSDLRPAAVLLKTVCYLIDKVAASPHLRPWTEVYNFVFDRLRGVKQDMIIQRTSGLNCVAILERTVRFLIYASYRLCGEPLRLYDPRINDTHLQENLSWLLDCYATGTEPHPNQEEFQALGLLYNLGSARAAQHIMELPERLRCSPAVTLALSINRAFHERNPVRVLRLARRLNFMQSCALHRHLVSCRRDLLLIYSHGFSSRNCRFPLDRLAQLLCLDASLTTRLCQAHGVEVNRDNQLIFSKAAFTEPEQLHCKLYHNIVAEKQRDLSVGDIIHGCT, encoded by the exons ATGAGCCGCAGGAGAGCGCCTCGTCGCAT CTCTCTCTCGCAGAGGAGGGAAGCCCCTGCGGGAGGAGAATGGAGACAGAGGACTGAAGAGCAACGGCGAGGCAAAGCCGAGGTgagagaggtggaggaggaggaaagacaGGAGCATCATGGGAAAGAAAGCGTGCCCAGGGGAACCTGCCAGACCATGTGTCCCACTCGTGAGCTGCAGGACCGCCAGCTGCAGAACTGCCTCCATCGCTTTGAGTTGTTGGCGGGCACAGAGAGAGATCGACGACCCAGAGGAGACCCCCTGCGTGCTGTCAAAGAATATTCCAGACCAGCAGCTGGGAAAGACTCCACAAACTCCTCTGACCTCCGTCCAGCTGCTGTGTTACTGAAAACTGTGTGTTACCTTATAGATAAGGTTGCTGCCTCCCCTCACCTGCGTCCCTGGACAGAG GTGTACAACTTTGTCTTTGATCGGCTGCGTGGTGTGAAGCAGGACATGATCATCCAGAGGACGTCCGGGTTAAACTGTGTGGCCATTTTAGAGCGGACGGTGCGGTTCCTCATCTACGCCTCGTACCGGCTCTGTGGTGAACCGCTGCGGCTCTACGACCCACGCATCAACGACACACACCTGCAGGAGAACCTGAGCTGGCTGTTGGACTGTTACGCAACTGGAACAGAACCGCATCCCAACCAGGAAGAGTTCCAGGCTCTCGGTCTGCTCTACAACTTGG GTTCAGCCCGTGCAGCGCAGCACATAATGGAGCTCCCTGAGCGTCTCCGCTGCTCTCCTGCCGTCACGCTCGCTCTTTCCATCAACCGAGCTTTCCACGAGCGAAACCCCGTACGTGTGCTCCGATTGGCTCGGAGATTGAACTTCATGCAAAGCTGTGCTCTCCACCGTCACCTGGTGTCATGTCGCAGAGATCTGCTGCTCATATACAGCCACGGATTCAGCAGCCGCAACTGTCGCTTCCCTCTGGACCGACTGGCTCAGCTCTTGTGTTTAGACGCGTCTCTCACAACCCGACTCTGCCAGGCGCACGGAGTGGAGGTTAACCGGGACAACCAACTGATCTTCTCCAAGGCAGCTTTCACTGAGCCTGAACAACTGCACTGCAAACTCTATCACAACATAGTGGCAGAGAAACAGAGAGACCTCAGTGTTGGCGATATCATTCACGGCTGCacttaa